The proteins below are encoded in one region of Hordeum vulgare subsp. vulgare chromosome 3H, MorexV3_pseudomolecules_assembly, whole genome shotgun sequence:
- the LOC123445647 gene encoding putative disease resistance protein RGA4, whose translation MAELVATMVVGPLLSIVKDKASSYLLDQYKVMEGMEEHHRVLKRKLPAILDVIADAEQTASHREGAKAWLEEVKRVAYEANRVFDEFNYEALRREARKNGHYSNLGFDSLKLLATHNSFAFRDRMGKKLCTIVQAIEVLVAEMNAFGFKYQQQAPESMRWRQMDHVIFDPKKIISRSRSRDTKNIVGTLLGQANNGDLSVVPIVGVGGLGKTTLAQLIYNEPEIQKHFELLIWVCVSDSFDVDSLAKRIVEFHLEKGRVEATASKKSPLDSLQDVVSGRRYLLVLDDVWNQESDKWEQLKDRLTHGANGSVVVTTTRDEGVAKIMGTIKPYNLTALEDNFIKEIIETRAFSLQKEEERPAVLVNMVDEIVKRCCGSPLAATALGSVLRTKTSEEEWKAISSRSNICTEESGILPILKLSYNDLSAQMKQCFAFCAVFPKDYEIDVDKLIQLWIAHGFIQDHKEVSPETIGKRIFSELASSSFFVDVKQGKATSYERMVGCGYFKHTCKIHDLMHDVALSAMENECGFAPDEPNRIEWLPDTARHLLLSCENPEIVLNDSMARKSPAIQTLLCDSYMEHPLQYLSKYSTLKALRLSTRRSPFPLKSKHLHHLRYLDLSRSDFEAFPEDISILYNLQTLRISGCQELRRLPRKMKYMIALRHLYTHGCPKMRSMPGDLRKLMSLQTLTCFVAGRTGSECSNLGELQHLNLGGQLELNQLENVTEEDAKAANLGKKKELRELTLKWTAGSRDDARVLECVKPHDGLHSLRIESYGGITFPTWMAMSRNMVEIHLSYCKNLRWLFSCGASFSFPNLKEFTLRGLECLEGWWESSNEEQGEAIIFPQLEKLYILDCAKLITLPEATLESDGTMAYSAFPALKVLELRYLRSFVIWDVVKGHQGVEIMFPQLEELYVADCGKIKASSGQQKVCPKLTTKSESPMLRVLDMQGSEEEMFVWVARHMTSLTNLKLQNCQGTETTSAAAAAENSLRQVVDAMEKWNHPDFPLADMELIGFKSGVTELCACFVQLQRLCITDCAALVHWPEAEFQSLVSLTSLNIMSCKQLVGYAAEPSTTVSEPSSQLLPRLESLKIYGCTSMVEVFRLPASLRKMTIRDCAKLRSLFSRRLEQQGQPSGSSIVEGSPPAYSEDFPCLEEIDIRGCGGLTGALDLPASLKHISVYRCGALRSVESHSGEFLSLEGLSIGLCETLSSLPDGPRAYPSLRVLKVYDCPGMKSLPAYLQQRLGSLEVVTLDAHHQGPILSKPKTWIHGICRG comes from the exons ATGGCAGAGCTGGTGGCCACTATGGTGGTCGGGCCATTGCTGTCAATCGTGAAGGACAAAGCGTCCAGCTACCTGCTTGACCAGTACAAGGTGATGGAGGGCATGGAGGAGCACCACAGGGTGCTCAAGCGCAAGCTGCCGGCCATCCTGGACGTCATAGCCGACGCCGAGCAGACGGCGTCCCACCGAGAAGGGGCCAAGGCCTGGCTTGAGGAGGTCAAGAGGGTGGCCTATGAGGCAAACAGGGTCTTCGATGAGTTCAATTACGAGGCACTCCGCCGCGAGGCCCGGAAGAATGGGCACTACAGCAACCTTGGCTTCGATTCGTTAAAGCTCCTCGCCACCCACAACAGTTTTGCGTTCCGAGACAGGATGGGGAAGAAGTTGTGCACGATTGTGCAGGCCATCGAGGTCCTTGTGGCTGAGATGAACGCCTTTGGGTTTAAGTATCAGCAGCAAGCACCAGAGTCCATGCGGTGGAGGCAGATGGACCATGTTATCTTTGATCCTAAGAAAATCATCAGCAGATCGAGAAGCAGAGATACTAAGAATATTGTCGGCACGCTACTTGGTCAAGCTAATAATGGGGATCTCTCGGTCGTTCCCATCGTTGGAGTAGGGGGCCTAGGCAAGACCACCTTGGCGCAGCTAATTTACAATGAACCTGAAATTCAGAAGCATTTTGAGTTGCTGATCTGGGTTTGTGTCTCCGACAGTTTTGATGTGGATTCCCTGGCTAAAAGAATAGTTGAATTTCATCTGGAAAAAGGTAGAGTTGAAGCAACAGCTTCCAAGAAAAGCCCATTGGATAGTCTTCAAGACGTAGTAAGCGGGCGTAGGTACCTCCTCGTACTGGATGATGTCTGGAACCAAGAGAGTGATAAGTGGGAACAGCTCAAGGACCGCCTTACACATGGTGCCAACGGCAGTGTGGTTGTGACAACTACTCGTGATGAGGGAGTCGCAAAAATAATGGGTACAATTAAACCCTATAATCTCACAGCTTTGGAGGACAACTTCATAAAGGAAATTATCGAGACAAGAGCATTCAGTTtgcagaaggaagaagaaaggcctGCTGTGCTAGTTAATATGGTTGACGAGATTGTGAAGAGATGTTGTGGCTCTCCTTTGGCTGCAACAGCACTGGGCTCTGTGCTGCGTACAAAGACCAGTGAAGAAGAATGGAAGGCTATATCAAGCAGAAGCAACATTTGCACCGAGGAGTCTGGAATTTTACCAATACTCAAGCTGAGCTACAATGACTTGTCAGCACAGATGAAGCAGTGCTTTGCTTTCTGTGCAGTTTTCCCCAAGGACTACGAGATTGATGTGGATAAACTGATCCAACTATGGATCGCACATGGCTTCATCCAGGACCACAAAGAAGTTAGCCCTGAAACTATTGGCAAACGGATTTTCAGCGAGCTGGCCTCAAGTTCATTCTTTGTGGATGTGAAGCAAGGAAAAGCCACATCCTACGAACGCATGGTGGGGTGTGGTTATTTCAAACATACATGTAAAATCCACGATCTTATGCATGATGTTGCGCTGTCTGCAATGGAGAATGAATGTGGTTTCGCACCTGATGAACCAAACCGGATTGAGTGGCTTCCTGATACAGCTCGTCACTTACTTTTGTCTTGTGAAAACCCAGAAATTGTTTTGAATGATTCTATGGCGAGAAAATCTCCGGCTATCCAGACACTTCTCTGTGATAGTTACATGGAACACCCACTGCAGTATTTATCAAAATATAGCACTTTGAAGGCATTACGGCTCAGTACGCGGAGAAGTCCATTCCCCTTGAAATCAAAGCATCTTCATCACCTAAGGTACCTTGATCTCTCAAGAAGTGATTTTGAAGCATTTCCTGAAGATATAAGCATTCTATATAATCTGCAAACATTGAGAATCTCTGGCTGTCAAGAACTACGTCGGCTCCCAAGAAAAATGAAGTATATGATTGCACTCCGTCACCTCTACACTCATGGTTGCCCAAAGATGAGGAGCATGCCTGGTGACCTCCGGAAACTCATGTCCCTACAGACCCTTACGTGTTTTGTAGCAGGCCGTACTGGCTCTGAGTGCAGCAATCTTGGAGAATTGCAGCATTTAAATCTTGGTGGTCAACTTGAGCTAAATCAGCTAGAGAATGTGACAGAAGAAGATGCAAAAGCAGCAAATCTGGGAAAGAAGAAGGAACTCCGAGAACTGACATTAAAATGGACCGCTGGTTCTAGGGATGATGCAAGGGTGCTCGAGTGTGTCAAGCCTCATGATGGGCTGCACTCTCTAAGGATAGAATCATACGGAGGCATCACATTTCCAACATGGATGGCTATGTCGCGAAACATGGTTGAGATCCATCTTTCCTATTGTAAAAACCTACGATGGCTATTCAGTTGTGGTGCATCCTTCAGTTTTCCAAATCTGAAGGAGTTTACACTTCGAGGTCTGGAATGTTTGGAGGGATGGTGGGAATCAAGCAACGAGGAACAAGGAGAAGCGAtcatatttcctcagcttgagaagTTGTATATTCTTGATTGTGCAAAGTTGATAACACTGCCAGAAGCAACATTAGAATCTGATGGTACAATGGCATACTCGGCATTTCCTGCATTGAAGGTTCTCGAATTGAGATACTTGAGAAGCTTTGTGATATGGGATGTGGTCAAAGGACACCAAGGAGTAGAGATAatgtttcctcagcttgaggagctgTATGTTGCAGACTGTGGAAAGATCAAAGCATCATCAGGACAACAAAAGGTTTGTCCAAAGCTGACAACAAAATCTGAATCACCAATGCTCCGTGTGTTAGACATGCAGGGAAGCGAGGAAGAGATGTTCGTGTGGGTAGCTAGACATATGACTTCATTGACCAATCTGAAGCTGCAGAACTGTCAAGGCACGGAAACaacctcggcggcggcggcggctgaaaaTAGTTTGAGACAGGTGGTAGACGCCATGGAGAAATGGAATCATCCCGATTTTCCTCTGGCAGACATGGAGTTGATTGGCTTTAAGTCCGGCGTAACCGAGCTATGTGCATGTTTTGTACAGCTCCAACGCTTGTGCATCACTGATTGTGCTGCGCTTGTCCACTGGCCAGAGGCAGAGTTCCAGAGCTTGGTATCCCTGACAAGTCTAAACATCATGTCCTGCAAACAACTGGTTGGATATGCAGCTGAGCCATCAACAACGGTATCAGAACCCTCGAGCCAGCTCCTGCCTCGTCTCGAGTCTCTCAAGATATATGGTTGTACAAGCATGGTAGAGGTCTTCAGACTCCCCGCGTCCCTGAGGAAGATGACTATTCGCGATTGTGCGAAGCTCAGGTCCTTATTCAGCAGGAGACTTGAGCAGCAGGGACAGCCATCAGGATCGTCTATTGTTGAAGGCTCACCACCTGCATATTCAGAGGATTTTCCATGCTTAGAAGAGATAGATATACGGGGGTGCGGCGGATTAACAGGGGCCCTTGATCTTCCCGCGTCCCTTAAGCACATAAGCGTCTATCGGTGCGGTGCGTTGAGGTCAGTGGAATCTCACTCGGGAGAGTTCCTATCACTGGAGGGCCTCTCCATCGGGCTCTGCGAGACTCTGTCGTCCctaccagatgggccacgagcgtACCCGTCTCTCAGAGTGCTCAAGGTCTACGACTGTCCTGGTATGAAGAGTCTCCCTGCTTACCTGCAGCAGCGCCTAGGCAGCCTCGAGGTGGTAACTCTAGATGCCCATCATCAAG GACCTATTCTATCGAAGCCCAAGACATGGATACATGGTATCTGCAGAGGTTAG